TTAGCGACATGAATCTCCCCGAGGAGCTTGAAAAAGCCCTTGAAAATCTGCAGTTTATCACGCCAACCAAGGTGCAAAAGGCAGTCATTCCTGCGGCCCTTAAGGGTCAGGACCTGATTGCCTGTGCAGAAACCGGTTCGGGCAAGACTGCGGCCTATGGAATTCCTATTGCAACTCGACTGTCCGAAGACACGACTTCCAGGGCCCTAATTCTTGCCCCGACTCGAGAGCTAGTGACCCAGATTAGTGACTTCCTCCGCCACCTCACACGCCCCTGCGGATTAACGGTTACAAGTATTGTGGGTGGGATGGACATCCGCAAACAACTCAAGGGTCTCAAGCGAAACCCCAGAGTTGTAGTCGCCACTCCTGGCCGACTGACAGACCATTTAAAAAGAGGATCACTGGAACTCAATGACCTTAAGTACCTGGTACTCGACGAGGGTGACCGGATGTTGGATATGGGCTTTGCTCCCCAGCTGGATGTCATCCTTCGTTACCTTCCTGACAAGAGGCAGACGATGCTGTTTTCGGCAACTCTTCCTCCTAAGGTCCGTAGTCTCGCGAACAAGTATTTGCAGAATCCGATCCAAATCAACGTTGGGCGAGTCTCCCTACCTGTGGCTTCGATCAAACAGAGTGCCGTGAAGGTTGCGGTTAAGGACAAAGACGACCGGATTTTGGATGAGTTAAACAGTCGCACGGGTTCGGTGATTGTTTTCTTGCGCACCAAGAGACGCACTGACTTCTTGGCCAAACACCTTAAGAGTTATGGCCACCAGGTGGACCTGATTCATGGTGGACGTACTCAAGGACAAAGAAACAAGGCCATCCAGAGTTTTCGCGAAGGTCGCAGTCGGATTCTGTGCGCAACTGATGTGGCAGCCCGAGGCATTGATATTCCCCAGGTTGAGCACGTTATTAATTTTGATTTGCCAATGATGGACGAAGACTATGTTCATCGCATTGGCCGCACCGCTCGCAATGGAGCCCAGGGTGAGGCGGTCAGCTTTGTCACTCCTGAAGACAACCGCACATGGATTGCCTTAGCCAAGAAATACCAAATCC
This is a stretch of genomic DNA from Pseudobdellovibrionaceae bacterium. It encodes these proteins:
- a CDS encoding DEAD/DEAH box helicase, which codes for MNSFSDMNLPEELEKALENLQFITPTKVQKAVIPAALKGQDLIACAETGSGKTAAYGIPIATRLSEDTTSRALILAPTRELVTQISDFLRHLTRPCGLTVTSIVGGMDIRKQLKGLKRNPRVVVATPGRLTDHLKRGSLELNDLKYLVLDEGDRMLDMGFAPQLDVILRYLPDKRQTMLFSATLPPKVRSLANKYLQNPIQINVGRVSLPVASIKQSAVKVAVKDKDDRILDELNSRTGSVIVFLRTKRRTDFLAKHLKSYGHQVDLIHGGRTQGQRNKAIQSFREGRSRILCATDVAARGIDIPQVEHVINFDLPMMDEDYVHRIGRTARNGAQGEAVSFVTPEDNRTWIALAKKYQIQGVNLAEFESPRAGHKKKPTGKPSLKGKKKFSGKPSFKAKKESSEKPSFKAKKESSEKPSFKAKKESSEKPSFKAKEESSGKPSFKSKKKASFKAKKKTGFKPKKKASRSNRPVKSDGYRPKSGNKNRARA